A window of the Brassica oleracea var. oleracea cultivar TO1000 chromosome C1, BOL, whole genome shotgun sequence genome harbors these coding sequences:
- the LOC106309400 gene encoding DNA ligase 1-like isoform X1 has protein sequence MSDSEKEIENQILEAGEKLVDPPSSLDELLPLLDKIFTCLVDVEQSPPASMQNALSPLMTALVDGKLVKHSDIDVKVAVAACISEITRITAPDAPYDDDQMREVFKLIVSSFENLDDDSSRSYSKRTSILETVAKVRSCVVMLDLECDSLLIEMFQNFLKAVRDHHTGNLFSSMENIMTLVLEESEEIPPKMLSPILHYVRKDDEVPQVSRSLAEQVLSKCASKLRNYLTEAVKSSGVSLDKYSKVVASICEGTFSALQQDQLAENEKEDIQGHLTKEAEVEQDKQEAEVISTPERTDPPKDESSKSGVSNGIAQQNDSSVDTESTKKLDDTNAKDEPEQLDNPSNTGLDNTSEEKPTVEHQTQEREPSSVKEVDSSKSSDVKEETEPEALLESKDVKSLPPDDSSVNAAASENDQETSVQAFPSKTSADETANVSSPSKAEDLVEQIQPKTTANQKKKESSTKEAKSSAVETANVSSPSKAEDLVEEIQPKTTANQKKKESSSKEAKSSAVETANVSSPSNAEDLVEEIQPKTTANQKKKESSAKEAKPSAASATEEAPEETNTSEAKVTKKSGKKVASSSKAKSTVSPSKKSTSGTKAAKQSEKKAVESDNVQESSKPKVEKKKTGRGKAMDDNSSGDSEKPAVSSGKSASKSKKEVKEPIEESPNTSSKRKRSLGKASDLQTPDGNIVGSRVRVWWPIDKAYYKGVVDSYDSAKKRHLVIYDDGDQEILNLKKQKWHFLDESETEGEEAADQTGHEEEEPQSKKAKTGKQSKIGASGKKGGGAGSSKSKVTPASKSGKKSQDDKTESKPKDSKAAKGKGKSTPASKTKESDVESESEDTPKAPEPATKGKSVGSGKSQASQSKSGKKRKR, from the exons ATGTCGGATTCTGAGAAAGAGATCGAGAATCAGATTCTGGAAGCAGGGGAGAAGCTTGTTGATCCACCTTCTTCACTCGATGAGCTTCTTCCTCTCCTTGAC AAAATCTTCACTTGCTTGGTAGATGTTGAGCAGTCACCTCCTGCCTCAATGCAGAATGCACTCTCTCCATTGATGACAGCATTAGTCGATGGGAAACTCGTCAAGCATTCTGATATCGATGTGAAAGTTGCAGTCGCTGCCTGCATCAGTGAGATTACTAGAATAACTGCTCCGGATGCTCCTTATGATGATGATCAGATGAGG GAAGTATTTAAGCTAATCGTATCATCATTTGAAAATTTAGACGACGACTCTAGTCGCTCCTATTCCAAAAGGACCTCGATCCTTGAAACTGTGGCCAAGGTCAGATCGTGCGTTGTGATGCTGGATCTTGAGTGTGATTCACTTCTTATCGAGATGTTCCAAAACTTCTTGAAGGCCGTTAG GGACCATCATACAGGGAACTTATTTTCTTCTATGGAGAACATTATGACACTTGTTTTAGAAGAAAGCGAGGAGATACCTCCAAAGATGCTTTCACCAATTCTGCATTATGTTAGAAAGGATGATGAG GTTCCCCAAGTATCACGGAGTCTAGCAGAACAAGTTCTCAGTAAATGTGCTAGCAAGCTCAGAAATTATCTGACTGAAGCAGTGAAATCATCGGGTGTCTCTTTAGATAAGTATAGTAAGGTAGTGGCTTCTATATGTGAAGGGACATTCAGTGCTTTGCAGCAGGACCAACTTGCTGAGAATGAGAAAGAG GATATTCAAGGTCATTTAACGAAGGAAGCAGAAGTAGAG CAGGATAAACAGGAGGCAGAAGTAATTTCTACACCCGAGCGAACTGATCCACCTAAGGACGAATCAAGTAAGTCAGGAGTCAGCAATGGCATTGCGCAACAAAATGATTCTTCTGTTGATACTGAGTCTACAAAGAAGCTAGATGATACGAATGCTAAAGATGAGCCTGAACAACTTGATAATCCTAGCAACACTGGCTTGGATAATACATCTGAAGAGAAGCCAACTGTTGAACATCAAACTCAGGAAAGAGAACCTAGTTCTGTCAAAGAGGTGGATTCATCAAAAAGTTCAGATGTCAAGGAGGAGACTGAACCTGAAGCACTCTTGGAGAGCAAGGATGTGAAAAGTTTGCCTCCTGATGATTCATCTGTTAACGCTGCTGCTTCTGAAAATGATCAGGAAACAAGTGTGCAGGCTTTTCCATCGAAGACATCAGCTGATGAAACTGCCAATGTCAGTTCTCCATCTAAGGCTGAAGATCTCGTTGAGCAAATCCAGCCTAAGACGACTGCAAACCAGAAGAAAAAGGAGAGCTCAACGAAGGAGGCCAAGTCATCAGCTGTTGAAACTGCCAATGTCAGTTCTCCATCTAAGGCTGAAGATCTCGTTGAGGAAATCCAGCCTAAGACAACTGCAAACCAGAAGAAAAAGGAAAGCTCGTCGAAGGAGGCCAAGTCATCAGCTGTTGAAACTGCCAATGTCAGTTCTCCATCTAATGCTGAAGATCTCGTTGAGGAAATCCAGCCTAAGACGACCGCAAACCAGAAGAAAAAGGAGAGCTCGGCGAAGGAGGCCAAGCCATCAGCTGCTAGTGCTACCGAAGAAGCTCCCGAAGAAACAAACACTTCTGAAGCTAAAGTGACAAAAAAGTCTGGAAAAAAGGTTGCTTCATCAAGTAAAGCCAAGTCTACTGTTTCTCCTTCAAAGAAAAGCACCTCTGGGACAAAAGCTGCAAAGCAGTCAGAGAAGAAGGCAGTTGAGAGTGATAATGTACAAGAATCCTCAAAGCCAAAAGTGGAAAAGAAAAAAACAGGACGTGGGAAAGCCATGGATGATAATTCTTCAGGTGATAGTGAAAAA CCAGCTGTTTCTTCTGGAAAGTCAGCCTCAAAGTCAAAGAAAGAAGTGAAGGAACCGATAGAAGAGAGTCCTAATACAAGCTCAAAGAGAAAACGAAGTCTGGGCAAA GCATCTGATCTCCAAACCCCTGACGGAAATATAGTTGGGTCGAGGGTCAGGGTCTGGTGGCCTATTGATAAAGC GTATTATAAAGGTGTGGTCGATTCATATGATTCTGCTAAGAAGAGACATCTG GTTATCTATGATGATGGAGATCAAGAAATCTTGAATCTTAAGAAACAGAAGTGGCATTTTCTGGATGAATCAGAAACAGAG GGTGAAGAAGCTGCTGATCAGACAGGTCATGAGGAAGAAGA GCCCCAGAGTAAGAAAGCTAAGACAGGCAAGCAATCAAAGATTGGAGCATCAGGGAAAAA GGGTGGTGGGGCTGGTTCCAGCAAGTCTAAAGTTACTCCTGCTTCCAAGTCCGGCAAGAAGTCCCAGGATGACAAAACAGAGAGCAAACCAAAGGATTCAAAGGCGGCTAAAGGCAAAGGAAAATCTACACCTGCTTCTAAGACCAAGGAGAGCGATGTGGAGTCAGAGTCGGAAGATACGCCGAAGGCACCAGAACCAGCAACCAAGGGGAAATCAGTCGGTTCAGGCAAGTCGCAGGCAAGTCAGTCCAAGTCCGGTAAGAAGAGGAAGCGATGA
- the LOC106309400 gene encoding DNA ligase 1-like isoform X2 encodes MSDSEKEIENQILEAGEKLVDPPSSLDELLPLLDKIFTCLVDVEQSPPASMQNALSPLMTALVDGKLVKHSDIDVKVAVAACISEITRITAPDAPYDDDQMREVFKLIVSSFENLDDDSSRSYSKRTSILETVAKVRSCVVMLDLECDSLLIEMFQNFLKAVRDHHTGNLFSSMENIMTLVLEESEEIPPKMLSPILHYVRKDDEVPQVSRSLAEQVLSKCASKLRNYLTEAVKSSGVSLDKYSKVVASICEGTFSALQQDQLAENEKEDIQGHLTKEAEVEDKQEAEVISTPERTDPPKDESSKSGVSNGIAQQNDSSVDTESTKKLDDTNAKDEPEQLDNPSNTGLDNTSEEKPTVEHQTQEREPSSVKEVDSSKSSDVKEETEPEALLESKDVKSLPPDDSSVNAAASENDQETSVQAFPSKTSADETANVSSPSKAEDLVEQIQPKTTANQKKKESSTKEAKSSAVETANVSSPSKAEDLVEEIQPKTTANQKKKESSSKEAKSSAVETANVSSPSNAEDLVEEIQPKTTANQKKKESSAKEAKPSAASATEEAPEETNTSEAKVTKKSGKKVASSSKAKSTVSPSKKSTSGTKAAKQSEKKAVESDNVQESSKPKVEKKKTGRGKAMDDNSSGDSEKPAVSSGKSASKSKKEVKEPIEESPNTSSKRKRSLGKASDLQTPDGNIVGSRVRVWWPIDKAYYKGVVDSYDSAKKRHLVIYDDGDQEILNLKKQKWHFLDESETEGEEAADQTGHEEEEPQSKKAKTGKQSKIGASGKKGGGAGSSKSKVTPASKSGKKSQDDKTESKPKDSKAAKGKGKSTPASKTKESDVESESEDTPKAPEPATKGKSVGSGKSQASQSKSGKKRKR; translated from the exons ATGTCGGATTCTGAGAAAGAGATCGAGAATCAGATTCTGGAAGCAGGGGAGAAGCTTGTTGATCCACCTTCTTCACTCGATGAGCTTCTTCCTCTCCTTGAC AAAATCTTCACTTGCTTGGTAGATGTTGAGCAGTCACCTCCTGCCTCAATGCAGAATGCACTCTCTCCATTGATGACAGCATTAGTCGATGGGAAACTCGTCAAGCATTCTGATATCGATGTGAAAGTTGCAGTCGCTGCCTGCATCAGTGAGATTACTAGAATAACTGCTCCGGATGCTCCTTATGATGATGATCAGATGAGG GAAGTATTTAAGCTAATCGTATCATCATTTGAAAATTTAGACGACGACTCTAGTCGCTCCTATTCCAAAAGGACCTCGATCCTTGAAACTGTGGCCAAGGTCAGATCGTGCGTTGTGATGCTGGATCTTGAGTGTGATTCACTTCTTATCGAGATGTTCCAAAACTTCTTGAAGGCCGTTAG GGACCATCATACAGGGAACTTATTTTCTTCTATGGAGAACATTATGACACTTGTTTTAGAAGAAAGCGAGGAGATACCTCCAAAGATGCTTTCACCAATTCTGCATTATGTTAGAAAGGATGATGAG GTTCCCCAAGTATCACGGAGTCTAGCAGAACAAGTTCTCAGTAAATGTGCTAGCAAGCTCAGAAATTATCTGACTGAAGCAGTGAAATCATCGGGTGTCTCTTTAGATAAGTATAGTAAGGTAGTGGCTTCTATATGTGAAGGGACATTCAGTGCTTTGCAGCAGGACCAACTTGCTGAGAATGAGAAAGAG GATATTCAAGGTCATTTAACGAAGGAAGCAGAAGTAGAG GATAAACAGGAGGCAGAAGTAATTTCTACACCCGAGCGAACTGATCCACCTAAGGACGAATCAAGTAAGTCAGGAGTCAGCAATGGCATTGCGCAACAAAATGATTCTTCTGTTGATACTGAGTCTACAAAGAAGCTAGATGATACGAATGCTAAAGATGAGCCTGAACAACTTGATAATCCTAGCAACACTGGCTTGGATAATACATCTGAAGAGAAGCCAACTGTTGAACATCAAACTCAGGAAAGAGAACCTAGTTCTGTCAAAGAGGTGGATTCATCAAAAAGTTCAGATGTCAAGGAGGAGACTGAACCTGAAGCACTCTTGGAGAGCAAGGATGTGAAAAGTTTGCCTCCTGATGATTCATCTGTTAACGCTGCTGCTTCTGAAAATGATCAGGAAACAAGTGTGCAGGCTTTTCCATCGAAGACATCAGCTGATGAAACTGCCAATGTCAGTTCTCCATCTAAGGCTGAAGATCTCGTTGAGCAAATCCAGCCTAAGACGACTGCAAACCAGAAGAAAAAGGAGAGCTCAACGAAGGAGGCCAAGTCATCAGCTGTTGAAACTGCCAATGTCAGTTCTCCATCTAAGGCTGAAGATCTCGTTGAGGAAATCCAGCCTAAGACAACTGCAAACCAGAAGAAAAAGGAAAGCTCGTCGAAGGAGGCCAAGTCATCAGCTGTTGAAACTGCCAATGTCAGTTCTCCATCTAATGCTGAAGATCTCGTTGAGGAAATCCAGCCTAAGACGACCGCAAACCAGAAGAAAAAGGAGAGCTCGGCGAAGGAGGCCAAGCCATCAGCTGCTAGTGCTACCGAAGAAGCTCCCGAAGAAACAAACACTTCTGAAGCTAAAGTGACAAAAAAGTCTGGAAAAAAGGTTGCTTCATCAAGTAAAGCCAAGTCTACTGTTTCTCCTTCAAAGAAAAGCACCTCTGGGACAAAAGCTGCAAAGCAGTCAGAGAAGAAGGCAGTTGAGAGTGATAATGTACAAGAATCCTCAAAGCCAAAAGTGGAAAAGAAAAAAACAGGACGTGGGAAAGCCATGGATGATAATTCTTCAGGTGATAGTGAAAAA CCAGCTGTTTCTTCTGGAAAGTCAGCCTCAAAGTCAAAGAAAGAAGTGAAGGAACCGATAGAAGAGAGTCCTAATACAAGCTCAAAGAGAAAACGAAGTCTGGGCAAA GCATCTGATCTCCAAACCCCTGACGGAAATATAGTTGGGTCGAGGGTCAGGGTCTGGTGGCCTATTGATAAAGC GTATTATAAAGGTGTGGTCGATTCATATGATTCTGCTAAGAAGAGACATCTG GTTATCTATGATGATGGAGATCAAGAAATCTTGAATCTTAAGAAACAGAAGTGGCATTTTCTGGATGAATCAGAAACAGAG GGTGAAGAAGCTGCTGATCAGACAGGTCATGAGGAAGAAGA GCCCCAGAGTAAGAAAGCTAAGACAGGCAAGCAATCAAAGATTGGAGCATCAGGGAAAAA GGGTGGTGGGGCTGGTTCCAGCAAGTCTAAAGTTACTCCTGCTTCCAAGTCCGGCAAGAAGTCCCAGGATGACAAAACAGAGAGCAAACCAAAGGATTCAAAGGCGGCTAAAGGCAAAGGAAAATCTACACCTGCTTCTAAGACCAAGGAGAGCGATGTGGAGTCAGAGTCGGAAGATACGCCGAAGGCACCAGAACCAGCAACCAAGGGGAAATCAGTCGGTTCAGGCAAGTCGCAGGCAAGTCAGTCCAAGTCCGGTAAGAAGAGGAAGCGATGA